A single window of Microbispora hainanensis DNA harbors:
- a CDS encoding ATP-binding protein codes for MTAATPPALAADIDAGLRRLKLATIRSLAPELLLTARTQRWNPEEFLRTLIDAELAARDASNARTRMKAAAFPVIKTIEEFDVAASSIPSATFDYLASLEWIGAAENYCAVGPAGTGKSHSLIAFGVAAIGAGYKVRYFTAAELVETLFRGMADNSVGRVIDNLLRADLVIIDEVGEPLRLSWRP; via the coding sequence ATGACCGCCGCCACACCCCCGGCGCTGGCCGCCGACATCGACGCCGGACTGCGCCGCCTCAAACTGGCCACCATACGCAGCCTGGCACCCGAACTCCTGCTCACCGCCCGCACTCAACGGTGGAACCCCGAGGAGTTCCTGCGCACTCTCATCGATGCCGAGCTGGCGGCACGTGATGCCTCCAACGCCCGTACCCGGATGAAAGCCGCCGCCTTCCCCGTGATCAAGACAATCGAGGAGTTCGACGTCGCGGCCTCTTCCATCCCCTCCGCGACCTTCGACTATCTGGCCTCGCTGGAGTGGATCGGTGCGGCGGAGAACTACTGCGCGGTCGGTCCGGCCGGCACGGGCAAGAGCCACAGCCTTATCGCCTTCGGCGTCGCCGCCATCGGCGCCGGCTACAAGGTGCGCTACTTCACCGCCGCCGAGCTGGTCGAGACCCTCTTTCGCGGCATGGCCGACAACTCGGTGGGGCGGGTGATCGACAACCTGCTACGCGCCGACCTGGTGATCATCGACGAGGTGGGTGAACCACTCCGACTTTCGTGGAGGCCCTGA
- a CDS encoding IS3 family transposase (programmed frameshift) yields MPAPRKYPQELRERAVRMVFEVRRQTGGAPGAIARVADQLGVHREALRGWVRQAEIDEGQRPGTSTTDAQRIAELEREVRELRRANEILKAAAGFFRGRTRPPAAQVVAFIDAHRGAFGVEPICQVLQVATSTYYAAKSRPPSARQVRDAQLMAEITTVWNENFEVYGVRKMWKELNRRGTRVARCTVARLMKRLGLAGAVRGDHKRPTTIPDALIDRPADLVKRDFTAPSPNRLWVADLTYIPTASGFVYAALVIDAFSRMIVGWRLADHLRTDLALDALEMAIWRRGDGRRLEGLVHHSDRGCQYLSIRYTERLSGAGAVCSVGSRGDSYDNALAESTIGLYKTELIHRRGPWNGLDDVEIATMEWVDWYNNRRLHSACNDLPPAEFETHYRTQTAPAILTPAS; encoded by the exons ATGCCAGCCCCGAGGAAGTATCCCCAAGAGCTTCGAGAGCGCGCGGTGCGCATGGTCTTTGAGGTCCGCCGGCAGACCGGCGGTGCCCCCGGCGCGATCGCCCGGGTGGCCGATCAGCTCGGTGTTCACCGCGAGGCATTGCGCGGGTGGGTGCGCCAGGCCGAGATCGACGAGGGGCAGCGGCCGGGCACCTCGACCACCGACGCCCAGCGGATCGCCGAGTTGGAGCGCGAGGTGCGCGAGCTGCGCCGCGCCAACGAGATCCTCAAGGCCGCGGCCG GCTTTTTTCGCGGCCGAACTCGACCCCCGGCCGCCCAGGTAGTCGCCTTCATCGACGCTCACCGCGGCGCTTTCGGCGTCGAGCCGATCTGCCAGGTGTTGCAGGTGGCGACGTCGACGTACTACGCGGCCAAGTCCCGTCCGCCCTCAGCCCGGCAGGTGCGGGACGCCCAGCTCATGGCCGAGATCACCACGGTGTGGAACGAGAACTTCGAGGTGTATGGCGTGCGCAAGATGTGGAAGGAGCTCAACCGGCGCGGCACCCGCGTGGCCCGCTGTACCGTGGCCCGGCTGATGAAGCGCCTGGGGCTGGCCGGGGCGGTTCGCGGGGACCACAAGCGACCGACCACGATCCCCGATGCTCTCATTGACCGGCCCGCCGACCTGGTCAAACGCGACTTCACCGCCCCCTCCCCCAACCGGTTGTGGGTCGCCGACCTGACCTACATCCCCACCGCGTCGGGGTTCGTGTACGCGGCGCTGGTGATCGACGCGTTCTCGCGGATGATCGTCGGGTGGCGTCTGGCCGATCATCTGCGCACCGACCTGGCGCTGGACGCCCTGGAGATGGCCATCTGGCGTCGCGGAGACGGACGGCGGCTGGAGGGCCTGGTGCACCACTCCGACCGCGGCTGCCAGTATCTGTCGATTCGCTACACCGAGCGCCTGTCGGGTGCCGGGGCGGTCTGCTCGGTCGGATCTCGAGGGGACAGCTATGACAACGCCCTGGCCGAAAGCACCATCGGGCTGTACAAGACCGAGCTGATCCACCGGCGCGGCCCGTGGAACGGCCTGGACGACGTCGAGATCGCCACCATGGAATGGGTCGACTGGTACAACAACCGGCGCCTCCACAGCGCCTGCAACGACCTTCCACCAGCCGAATTCGAGACCCACTACCGAACCCAAACCGCCCCGGCTATCCTCACCCCAGCCAGCTAA
- a CDS encoding ATP-binding protein, whose amino-acid sequence MAAAYERRALGIGSHWPFDQWGRFLPEHTTAVSLLDRLLHHSIVVVTEGESFRMRQARTRDPARHTKK is encoded by the coding sequence GTGGCCGCCGCCTACGAACGCCGCGCGCTCGGCATCGGTTCGCACTGGCCTTTCGATCAATGGGGCCGCTTCCTGCCCGAGCACACCACCGCTGTCAGCCTGCTCGACCGACTGCTGCACCACAGCATCGTGGTGGTCACCGAGGGCGAATCCTTCCGCATGAGGCAGGCCCGCACACGAGACCCGGCACGCCACACCAAAAAGTAG
- a CDS encoding IS3 family transposase has translation MSVAAFIASQKTEHDVPHALACRALGVSQAWFYKWRDRAPTARQRRRADLDAAIEARFAASMGTYGSPRITRDLHQDGWRVSENTVAARMAELGLVARERRKPRGLTKAGKRPVAPDLVRRQFIAVAPDVLWCGDVTEIPTGEGKLYLATVEDLFSRRMLGYAMSAHHDAALTVAALQMAAATRGGTVDGVIFHSDRGSEYTAARFQAACRHWGVVQSMGRVGCAVNGQVRVAVGGQVEVPTSSKLATFWCGVPGLVCGPASCGRIRPR, from the coding sequence GTGAGCGTGGCGGCCTTCATCGCTTCCCAGAAGACCGAGCATGACGTCCCCCACGCGCTTGCCTGCCGAGCCTTGGGCGTCTCGCAGGCGTGGTTCTACAAATGGCGCGACCGGGCGCCGACTGCTCGTCAGCGGCGGAGAGCCGATCTCGATGCGGCGATCGAGGCCCGATTCGCCGCCTCGATGGGCACCTACGGGTCCCCGCGTATCACGCGCGACCTGCACCAGGATGGGTGGCGGGTCTCGGAGAACACGGTGGCGGCGCGGATGGCCGAACTCGGCTTGGTCGCCCGCGAGCGCCGCAAACCCCGAGGGCTGACCAAGGCCGGGAAACGGCCCGTGGCACCTGATCTGGTACGGCGGCAGTTCATCGCGGTCGCGCCGGACGTGCTGTGGTGCGGGGATGTCACCGAGATCCCCACCGGTGAAGGCAAGCTGTATCTGGCAACGGTGGAGGACCTGTTCTCCCGCCGGATGCTCGGCTACGCCATGTCCGCACACCACGACGCCGCCTTAACCGTCGCCGCGTTGCAGATGGCCGCCGCCACCAGGGGCGGCACCGTGGACGGTGTGATCTTTCACAGCGACCGCGGCAGCGAATACACCGCCGCCCGCTTCCAGGCCGCCTGCCGGCACTGGGGCGTGGTGCAGTCCATGGGAAGGGTCGGATGCGCTGTCAACGGCCAAGTGCGTGTCGCCGTTGGTGGCCAGGTTGAGGTCCCCACGTCTTCGAAGTTGGCTACTTTTTGGTGTGGCGTGCCGGGTCTCGTGTGCGGGCCTGCCTCATGCGGAAGGATTCGCCCTCGGTGA